One stretch of Streptomyces agglomeratus DNA includes these proteins:
- a CDS encoding NHLP family bacteriocin export ABC transporter peptidase/permease/ATPase subunit produces the protein MTAPNESAAPPQPQLPPPGRRRHRPEPATGGRRRARPVQVKKRRAVRTPTVLQMEAVECGAAALAMVLAHYGRHVPLEELRIACGVSRDGSRASNLLKAARGYGLQAKGMQMEATALAEVQAPAVLFWEFNHYVVYDGMGRRFGRRGVHINDPDKGRRFVAAEEFDTSFTGVVLVFEPSESFRRGGRRPGVMSAVPARMRGTTGTLLAALLASLLLVAVGAAVPALSRTYIDMFLIGNRTSVLGPLFASMAAMVTLTAVLTGLQQANLLRGRIISSTLSSARFLRHLLRLPVTFFAQRSPADLVQRLQSNDAVAETLARDLAAAGVDGVVVILYALLMWTYDPQLTYVGVIVALLNVVAMRIVIRLRATHTQKLRADSARLTNTSYTGLQLIETMKATGGENGFFRRWAGQHATTLDVQQRLGVPSAFLAVVAPTLATLNSALILWIGGLRAVEGHISIGLLVAFQALVARFTAPISRLNGVAGRIQDFAADVARLKDVENFPVDVLYSRREPDESTRRLKGHVTLEDITFGYSPLDKPLLTGFSLAVGPGQQVALVGGSGSGKSTVSRLISGLYTPWEGTIRIDGQRLEDISRSALAASVSFVDQDVFLFEGTVRDNVALWDPSIPDDSVVAALQDAALYDVVARRPDGIHSRVEQDGRNFSGGQRQRLEIARALVRRPSILVLDEVTSALDAETERIIIDNLRRRGCACVVIAHRLSTVRDSDEIVVLDHGSVVERGRHEDLVAAGGAYAELVKEH, from the coding sequence GTGACCGCCCCGAACGAATCCGCGGCCCCGCCGCAGCCGCAGCTGCCGCCGCCGGGCCGCCGCAGACACCGCCCCGAGCCCGCGACGGGCGGGCGCCGCCGCGCCCGGCCCGTCCAGGTCAAGAAGCGCAGGGCCGTACGAACGCCCACGGTCCTCCAGATGGAGGCCGTGGAGTGCGGAGCCGCCGCGCTCGCCATGGTGCTCGCCCACTACGGGCGCCACGTGCCGCTCGAAGAACTCCGCATCGCCTGCGGCGTCTCCCGCGACGGCTCACGGGCCAGCAACCTGCTCAAGGCGGCACGCGGTTACGGCCTCCAGGCCAAGGGCATGCAGATGGAGGCGACAGCGCTCGCCGAGGTCCAGGCGCCCGCCGTCCTCTTCTGGGAGTTCAACCACTACGTCGTCTACGACGGCATGGGGCGCCGCTTCGGCCGCCGGGGCGTGCACATCAACGACCCGGACAAGGGCCGCCGTTTCGTCGCCGCCGAGGAATTCGACACCAGCTTCACGGGCGTCGTCCTCGTCTTCGAACCCTCGGAGTCCTTCCGCCGCGGCGGACGCAGGCCGGGCGTCATGAGCGCCGTTCCCGCACGCATGCGCGGGACGACGGGCACCCTGCTGGCCGCGCTGCTCGCCAGCCTGCTGCTGGTCGCCGTCGGGGCGGCGGTGCCGGCGCTGAGCCGTACGTACATCGACATGTTCCTGATCGGCAACCGGACGTCGGTGCTCGGGCCGCTCTTCGCGTCCATGGCCGCCATGGTCACACTCACCGCCGTACTGACCGGACTGCAACAGGCGAACCTCCTGCGCGGGCGCATCATCTCGTCCACGCTGAGCAGCGCCCGGTTCCTGCGCCACCTGCTGCGGCTGCCCGTCACCTTCTTCGCGCAGCGCAGCCCGGCCGATCTCGTCCAGCGACTCCAGTCCAACGACGCGGTCGCCGAGACGCTGGCGCGCGACCTCGCCGCCGCGGGCGTGGACGGGGTGGTGGTGATCCTCTACGCCCTCCTGATGTGGACGTACGATCCCCAGCTGACGTACGTCGGAGTGATCGTCGCGCTGCTCAACGTGGTCGCGATGCGCATCGTGATCCGGCTGCGCGCCACGCACACGCAGAAGCTGCGCGCCGACAGCGCCCGGCTCACCAACACGTCGTACACCGGCCTTCAGCTCATCGAGACGATGAAGGCCACCGGCGGCGAGAACGGGTTCTTCCGCCGCTGGGCGGGACAGCACGCGACCACCCTGGACGTGCAGCAGCGGCTGGGCGTGCCCAGCGCGTTCCTGGCCGTCGTCGCGCCCACCCTCGCGACCCTCAACAGTGCGCTCATCCTGTGGATCGGCGGCCTGCGGGCCGTGGAGGGGCACATCTCCATCGGTCTGCTCGTCGCCTTCCAGGCGCTGGTGGCCCGCTTCACCGCGCCCATCAGCAGGCTCAACGGAGTGGCGGGCCGCATCCAGGACTTCGCCGCCGACGTGGCCCGGCTGAAGGACGTCGAGAACTTCCCGGTCGACGTCCTGTACTCGCGCCGCGAGCCGGACGAGAGCACCCGCAGGCTCAAGGGCCACGTGACGCTCGAAGACATCACCTTCGGCTACAGCCCCCTGGACAAGCCGCTGCTCACCGGCTTCTCGCTGGCGGTCGGCCCCGGGCAGCAGGTCGCCCTCGTCGGCGGTTCCGGCAGCGGCAAATCGACGGTGTCGCGGCTCATCTCTGGGCTCTACACGCCCTGGGAGGGGACGATCCGGATCGACGGACAGCGCCTGGAGGACATCTCCCGCAGCGCGCTGGCCGCCTCCGTATCCTTCGTCGACCAGGACGTCTTCCTCTTCGAGGGCACGGTCCGCGACAACGTGGCCCTGTGGGACCCCTCGATCCCGGACGACTCCGTCGTCGCCGCCCTCCAGGACGCCGCGCTGTACGACGTGGTCGCCCGGCGCCCGGACGGTATCCACAGCCGCGTCGAGCAGGACGGCCGCAACTTCTCCGGCGGGCAGCGGCAGCGGCTGGAGATCGCCCGCGCCCTGGTCAGACGGCCGAGCATCCTCGTACTCGACGAGGTGACGAGCGCGCTCGACGCCGAGACGGAGCGGATCATCATCGACAACCTGAGGCGCCGGGGTTGCGCCTGCGTCGTCATCGCGCACCGGCTGAGCACGGTGCGCGACAGCGACGAGATCGTCGTACTCGACCACGGTTCGGTCGTCGAACGCGGCCGGCACGAAGACCTGGTCGCCGCCGGCGGAGCGTACGCCGAGCTGGTCAAGGAGCACTGA
- a CDS encoding NHLP bacteriocin export ABC transporter permease/ATPase subunit — protein MSSVHPAAVDGGGAAVPDTVTYALGGLGAPVDCAGLRSLPLEGPQVLWLVVGGALDLFAVDAAQQGHWHFLGRLEAGALLLGPVEGPQHTLLGRPSQDCLLRRIPLRELYRPAGYADPYAATDAGYESPLDHAFALGIGRGLGVLFQAPLDGRPDLEGPVGDDDVLWMPVSPGSVQYGASYSADAASDLLVETAMWQQLVNQQYRLLSAVDHWIEELERAHEDRTAAGIKAGAAVRARADQALVASIGRPDRSGRAAAGPDRATDDATFAVCRRVAEAAGITLTEPPKGGAANDRVTPVERIALGSRVRTRDVRLTGRWWRTDSGPLVGHRAKSGAPVALLWRRGGYESVNPASGMRMRIGRDNADDFEPRAVMFYRPLPERPMTPWRLLRFSLRDTRPDLRNLLLSGLVTVGLGGLVPIATGQVLGVYVPNAETGLIVQVSLAVMITSIVTASFMLLQNLTILRMEGRIEATLQPAVWDRLLRLPTKFFAARSTGELASAAMGISAIRRVLSGLGPVAVQASTVGAMNIVLLFWFSVPLALAAIAMLVVIGVVFLGMGLWQVRWQRRLVELGNKLNNQAFQTLRGLPKLRVAAAESFAYAAWAREFARSRELQQRAGRIRNLTTVLDAVYLPLCSLIMFMLLAGPARGSMSAGAFLTFSTAVTMLLTSVTQLTGALISVAAVLPMFEQIKPVLDEAPEVRGASAQPGTLSGGIEARKLTFRYTDDGPLVLDDVSLEVKPGEFVAVVGPSGCGKSTLLRLLIGFDKPLSGSVLYDGQDLAALDQAAVRRQCGVVLQNAQPLTGSILDCISGAEVFSQEEVWEAAEMAGLAEDIRRMPMGLHTMISGGGAVSGGQRQRLMIAQALVRRPRILFFDEATSALDNETQRIVMESTRRLSAGRLVIAHRLSTVMDADRVIVMADGKVVEQGPPARLLADPGGRLRELVRRQLA, from the coding sequence ATGTCGTCCGTACATCCGGCCGCCGTCGACGGCGGTGGCGCCGCCGTGCCCGACACGGTGACCTACGCCCTGGGCGGCCTCGGGGCTCCCGTCGACTGCGCCGGTCTGCGCAGCCTTCCGCTGGAAGGGCCCCAGGTGCTGTGGCTCGTCGTGGGAGGCGCCCTGGACCTCTTCGCCGTGGACGCCGCACAGCAGGGGCACTGGCACTTCCTCGGCAGGCTGGAAGCGGGCGCGCTGCTGCTCGGCCCGGTCGAAGGCCCGCAGCACACCCTGCTCGGCAGGCCGTCGCAGGACTGCCTGCTGCGGCGGATCCCGCTGCGGGAGCTGTACCGGCCTGCCGGGTACGCCGATCCGTACGCCGCCACCGACGCGGGGTACGAGAGCCCGCTCGACCACGCCTTCGCGCTCGGCATCGGGCGCGGCCTGGGGGTGCTCTTCCAGGCCCCGCTGGACGGCCGTCCGGACCTGGAGGGGCCCGTGGGCGACGACGACGTGCTGTGGATGCCGGTGTCGCCCGGCAGCGTGCAGTACGGCGCCTCCTACAGCGCCGACGCCGCCTCCGACCTGCTGGTCGAGACGGCCATGTGGCAGCAGCTGGTGAACCAGCAGTACCGGCTGCTGTCCGCCGTCGACCACTGGATCGAGGAGCTGGAGCGCGCCCACGAGGACCGTACGGCCGCCGGCATCAAGGCGGGCGCGGCCGTCCGCGCGCGGGCCGACCAGGCCCTGGTCGCCTCCATCGGTCGCCCCGATCGGTCCGGGCGCGCCGCGGCCGGACCCGATCGCGCCACCGACGACGCCACCTTCGCCGTCTGCCGCCGGGTGGCGGAGGCGGCCGGCATCACCCTCACCGAGCCCCCGAAGGGCGGCGCGGCTAACGACCGCGTCACCCCCGTCGAACGCATCGCGCTGGGGTCCCGCGTCCGTACCCGGGACGTCCGGCTCACCGGGCGCTGGTGGCGGACCGACTCCGGACCGCTGGTCGGCCACCGGGCCAAGTCCGGAGCCCCGGTCGCGCTGCTGTGGCGCCGCGGCGGCTACGAGTCGGTCAACCCGGCCTCCGGAATGCGGATGCGGATCGGCAGGGACAACGCGGACGACTTCGAGCCGCGCGCGGTCATGTTCTACCGCCCGCTGCCCGAACGCCCCATGACGCCGTGGCGCCTGCTGCGCTTCAGCCTCCGTGACACCCGCCCCGACCTGCGGAACCTGCTCCTCAGCGGCCTGGTGACGGTCGGTCTCGGCGGACTGGTGCCGATCGCCACCGGCCAGGTGCTCGGCGTGTACGTACCGAACGCGGAGACCGGCCTCATCGTCCAGGTCTCGCTGGCCGTCATGATCACCAGCATCGTCACGGCGTCCTTCATGCTGCTCCAGAACCTCACCATCCTGCGCATGGAGGGCCGCATCGAGGCCACCCTCCAGCCGGCCGTCTGGGACCGGCTGCTGCGGCTGCCGACGAAGTTCTTCGCCGCCCGGTCCACCGGAGAACTCGCCAGCGCCGCCATGGGCATCAGCGCCATCCGCAGGGTGCTGTCCGGGCTCGGACCGGTGGCCGTGCAGGCGAGCACGGTCGGCGCGATGAACATCGTCCTGCTGTTCTGGTTCAGCGTGCCGCTGGCGCTCGCGGCGATCGCCATGCTCGTCGTCATCGGCGTGGTGTTCCTCGGGATGGGCCTGTGGCAGGTGCGCTGGCAAAGGCGCCTGGTCGAACTCGGCAACAAGCTCAACAACCAGGCGTTCCAGACCCTGCGGGGGCTGCCCAAACTGCGCGTCGCCGCCGCCGAGAGCTTCGCGTACGCCGCCTGGGCCCGCGAGTTCGCCCGCTCGCGCGAACTCCAGCAGCGCGCGGGCCGCATCAGGAACCTCACCACGGTCCTCGACGCCGTCTACCTGCCGCTCTGTTCGCTCATCATGTTCATGCTGCTGGCGGGCCCGGCGCGGGGCAGCATGTCGGCCGGCGCGTTCCTGACGTTCAGTACGGCCGTCACCATGCTGCTGACATCGGTCACGCAGCTCACCGGCGCGCTCATCTCGGTCGCCGCCGTGCTTCCCATGTTCGAACAGATCAAGCCGGTCCTCGACGAGGCTCCGGAGGTACGCGGCGCCAGCGCCCAGCCCGGCACCCTGTCCGGCGGCATCGAGGCGCGCAAGCTCACGTTCCGGTACACCGACGACGGGCCGCTGGTCCTCGACGACGTGTCGCTCGAAGTGAAGCCGGGGGAGTTCGTGGCGGTCGTCGGCCCCAGCGGCTGCGGCAAGTCGACCCTGCTGCGGCTGCTCATCGGCTTCGACAAGCCGCTGTCGGGCAGCGTGCTGTACGACGGCCAGGACCTGGCGGCGCTCGACCAGGCGGCCGTACGCCGTCAGTGCGGTGTCGTACTCCAGAACGCGCAGCCCCTCACCGGATCGATCCTCGACTGCATCAGCGGCGCGGAGGTGTTCTCCCAGGAGGAGGTGTGGGAGGCCGCCGAGATGGCCGGTCTCGCCGAGGACATCCGGCGCATGCCGATGGGCCTGCACACGATGATCTCCGGCGGCGGAGCCGTCTCCGGCGGCCAGCGGCAGCGGCTGATGATCGCCCAGGCGCTGGTACGCCGACCTCGGATCCTCTTCTTCGACGAGGCCACCAGCGCGCTGGACAACGAGACGCAGCGCATCGTCATGGAGAGCACGCGCAGGCTGAGCGCCGGACGCCTGGTGATCGCCCACCGGCTGTCGACGGTGATGGACGCCGACCGGGTGATCGTCATGGCGGACGGCAAGGTCGTCGAACAGGGACCGCCCGCGCGGCTGCTCGCCGACCCGGGCGGCCGGCTGCGCGAACTGGTGCGCCGCCAGCTGGCGTGA
- a CDS encoding type 1 glutamine amidotransferase domain-containing protein: MSNILFVVTGADHWTLADGTRHPTGFWAEEVVAPYEVFTGAGHEVVVATPGGVVPTVDKASLAPEVTGGPEGADRIVRALASFTRLQQPLRLEDVDLADYDAVFYPGGHGPMEDLAVDAVSGRLLADALGSGKPLGVVCHAPAALLAAEDADGGSPFAGYRLTGFTNAEEAQAGLADRAKWLLQDRLTELGADFSEGEPWAPYTVVDRNLYTGQNPASSGPLAEKMLAALRG, translated from the coding sequence ATGTCGAACATCCTCTTCGTAGTGACCGGCGCCGACCACTGGACGCTGGCCGACGGCACCCGCCACCCCACCGGTTTCTGGGCCGAGGAGGTCGTCGCCCCCTACGAGGTGTTCACCGGCGCGGGCCACGAGGTCGTGGTGGCCACCCCGGGCGGCGTCGTGCCGACCGTGGACAAGGCCAGCCTCGCCCCCGAGGTCACCGGCGGCCCCGAGGGCGCGGACCGGATCGTACGGGCCCTCGCGTCCTTCACCCGGCTTCAGCAGCCGCTGAGGCTGGAGGACGTCGACCTGGCCGATTACGACGCCGTCTTCTACCCCGGCGGCCACGGTCCGATGGAGGACCTGGCGGTCGATGCCGTATCCGGCAGGCTGCTGGCCGACGCGCTCGGCTCGGGCAAGCCGCTGGGCGTCGTGTGCCACGCGCCCGCCGCGCTGCTGGCCGCGGAGGACGCCGACGGCGGCTCGCCGTTCGCGGGCTACCGGCTGACCGGCTTCACCAACGCCGAGGAGGCCCAGGCGGGCCTCGCGGACAGGGCCAAGTGGCTGCTCCAGGACCGGCTCACCGAACTCGGCGCCGACTTCAGCGAGGGCGAGCCCTGGGCGCCGTACACGGTCGTCGACCGCAATCTGTACACCGGCCAGAACCCCGCCTCGTCCGGCCCGCTGGCCGAGAAGATGCTCGCGGCGCTGCGCGGGTAG
- a CDS encoding putative quinol monooxygenase → MIFIVVKFPVKFEYADAWPQHVAAFTEATRAEPGNLWFEWSRSVEDPDTYVLVEAFQDDAAAAHVNSAHFKAALDTMRPLVRRTPDIVSTSIEGADGWSAMGELDID, encoded by the coding sequence ATGATCTTCATTGTTGTCAAGTTTCCCGTGAAGTTCGAGTACGCCGACGCGTGGCCCCAGCACGTCGCGGCCTTCACCGAGGCCACGCGGGCCGAGCCGGGCAACCTGTGGTTCGAGTGGTCGCGCAGCGTCGAGGACCCGGACACCTATGTCCTGGTCGAGGCGTTCCAGGACGACGCGGCAGCGGCACACGTCAACTCCGCCCACTTCAAGGCCGCCCTGGACACGATGCGCCCGTTGGTGCGCCGTACGCCCGACATCGTCAGCACGAGCATCGAGGGCGCCGACGGGTGGAGCGCGATGGGCGAACTCGACATCGACTGA
- a CDS encoding sensor histidine kinase: MELATTPQAARAPAARHIWWLLPLGLGVASVVALAAGPDGTRIPVGAAGLAATAATAVCVRLLLRSQLRLRDSAADFMARQAQHSQEWQQHMITLEGQRNAERSAQEARLAEEARAWQGRLEYQRALVARLGEEFLPDALKRLRDGESIDDVLSPLAQDSGVSPEFRRELRKVLRTALIAVEEEFNRSTSAEQAVISIGSRIHVLTSKLRGRLHEMQGEHGRLPAVAQGLMDLDQEIGPADCLAASIGVLGGSDRPGRQWQEPQRLLSVVRGGVGRIKDFDRVQVRHLPELGVDGGLVDHLTLVFAHLLDNATRYSPPTEPVVVSGKEVPNGVGIEIQDAGKGLTEEKKRQALESLEGVAAGPGLGGLSEDANLGLRVVGKLTRKYGIRVTFADSPWLGTSVVVVVPHKYFSPLPAALVADSPTGSVALPAPLGERSLAPAAPSGGPHSGAAPGDAGTDTTPGGLPRRRSRRGEPATAALSTTASAAVSATASAAADAAAVPPDSSFSGLAAFATTAGRDTGGKPRTEESD, from the coding sequence ATGGAACTTGCCACTACGCCGCAGGCGGCCCGGGCCCCGGCCGCCCGGCACATCTGGTGGCTGCTGCCACTCGGATTAGGCGTCGCCTCCGTCGTCGCCCTGGCCGCGGGCCCCGACGGCACCCGAATACCCGTCGGCGCGGCGGGACTGGCCGCGACCGCGGCGACCGCCGTATGCGTCCGGCTCCTGCTCCGGTCCCAGCTGCGACTGCGCGACAGCGCCGCCGACTTCATGGCGAGGCAGGCGCAGCACTCCCAGGAGTGGCAGCAGCACATGATCACCCTGGAGGGGCAGCGGAACGCCGAGCGCTCGGCCCAGGAAGCCCGGCTCGCCGAAGAGGCCAGGGCCTGGCAGGGCCGGCTGGAGTACCAGCGGGCGCTCGTCGCCCGGCTCGGGGAGGAGTTCCTCCCCGACGCGCTGAAGCGGCTGCGCGACGGCGAATCGATCGACGACGTACTCTCTCCCCTCGCCCAGGACTCGGGCGTGTCACCGGAGTTCAGGCGTGAACTGCGCAAGGTCCTGCGGACCGCGCTGATCGCCGTCGAGGAGGAGTTCAACCGCAGCACTTCCGCGGAACAGGCCGTCATCAGCATCGGCAGCCGTATCCACGTCCTCACCAGCAAGCTGCGCGGCCGGCTGCACGAGATGCAGGGCGAGCACGGCCGCCTCCCGGCCGTCGCCCAGGGCCTCATGGACCTGGACCAGGAGATCGGCCCCGCCGACTGTCTGGCCGCGAGCATCGGCGTACTCGGCGGCTCCGACCGTCCCGGGCGCCAGTGGCAGGAACCGCAGCGCCTGCTCAGCGTGGTCCGAGGCGGCGTCGGGCGGATCAAGGACTTCGACCGCGTACAGGTGCGCCACCTCCCCGAACTCGGCGTGGACGGCGGTCTCGTCGACCACCTCACGCTCGTCTTCGCCCACCTCCTGGACAACGCCACCCGGTATTCGCCGCCCACCGAACCGGTGGTCGTCTCCGGCAAGGAGGTGCCCAACGGCGTCGGGATCGAGATCCAGGACGCCGGAAAGGGCCTGACCGAGGAGAAGAAGCGCCAGGCCCTGGAATCGCTGGAGGGAGTGGCGGCGGGCCCCGGCCTGGGCGGTCTGTCCGAGGACGCGAACCTGGGCCTGCGCGTCGTGGGGAAGCTCACCCGCAAGTACGGGATCAGAGTGACCTTCGCCGACTCGCCCTGGCTCGGCACCTCCGTGGTCGTGGTCGTTCCGCACAAGTACTTCAGCCCCCTGCCGGCAGCCCTGGTGGCCGACAGCCCGACCGGGTCGGTCGCGCTTCCGGCGCCGCTCGGTGAGCGGTCCCTCGCCCCGGCGGCCCCGTCCGGCGGCCCGCACTCCGGGGCGGCCCCCGGTGACGCGGGCACCGACACGACGCCGGGCGGCCTGCCCCGGCGCAGGAGCCGGCGCGGCGAACCGGCGACGGCGGCGCTGTCCACCACCGCGTCCGCGGCCGTGTCCGCCACCGCGTCCGCCGCGGCCGACGCCGCCGCCGTGCCGCCGGACTCGTCCTTCTCCGGCCTGGCCGCGTTCGCCACCACCGCCGGACGTGACACCGGCGGGAAGCCCCGTACCGAAGAGAGCGACTAG
- a CDS encoding roadblock/LC7 domain-containing protein has protein sequence MTQQHTDVSWALRDLTESIQEIRFALVASSDGKAITSYGAEDPDDVDRFAAVVAGLQALAQPVAAQFPKYSGQLRLAMIEVDGGHLFVVRAGVETYLGVLAKEGLDQGLLGHQMRDLARRMGELLGTTPRLEEHSE, from the coding sequence ATGACGCAGCAGCACACCGACGTGAGCTGGGCGCTCCGCGACCTGACGGAGAGCATCCAGGAGATCCGCTTCGCCCTCGTGGCGTCCAGCGACGGCAAGGCCATCACCTCGTACGGCGCCGAGGACCCCGACGACGTCGACCGCTTCGCCGCCGTCGTCGCGGGCCTCCAGGCGCTCGCGCAGCCCGTCGCCGCGCAGTTCCCCAAGTACAGCGGGCAGTTGCGCCTGGCGATGATCGAAGTGGACGGCGGGCACCTCTTCGTGGTGCGGGCCGGAGTGGAGACGTACCTCGGCGTCCTCGCCAAGGAGGGCCTCGACCAGGGCCTGCTCGGCCACCAGATGAGGGACCTCGCCCGCAGGATGGGCGAACTCCTCGGAACCACCCCGCGGCTGGAGGAGCACTCTGAATGA
- a CDS encoding DUF742 domain-containing protein, with product MSDPHGPTDPSGLERYYVLTGGRSGPGGAALGLDVATLIVSRSAPVAGMQHEHERIVRWCRDPLSVAELGAHLGLPFNILAVLVADLLEAGRVEARDPIPASAGHGPDFALLEEVLSGLQRL from the coding sequence ATGAGTGATCCCCACGGGCCCACGGACCCGTCCGGTCTCGAGCGCTACTACGTCCTCACCGGCGGCCGCAGCGGACCGGGCGGGGCCGCGCTGGGCCTCGACGTGGCGACCCTCATCGTGTCCCGCTCCGCGCCCGTCGCGGGTATGCAGCACGAGCACGAGCGGATCGTCCGGTGGTGCCGCGATCCGCTCTCGGTCGCCGAGCTCGGCGCCCATCTCGGACTGCCCTTCAACATTCTCGCGGTGCTGGTGGCCGACCTGCTGGAAGCAGGCCGGGTGGAAGCCCGTGACCCTATCCCGGCTTCCGCCGGCCATGGGCCGGACTTCGCGCTCCTCGAGGAGGTACTCAGTGGATTACAACGGCTTTGA
- a CDS encoding GTP-binding protein, with product MDYNGFDRPDWPKSSGSLPAESRSVKVMIAGGFGTGKTTMVRSVSDIKPLTTEETLTQATVGVDDLVGVADKEKTTVSLDFGRIGLSDQLVLYLFGTPGQERFWFLWNGLFKGALGAVVLVDTRRLESSFRAIEEMERLDVPFVIALNVFPDSKDHPIDEIRDALDITDRTPVVACDARDRGSSRDVLIALIRHLKERSAAALEPR from the coding sequence GTGGATTACAACGGCTTTGACCGCCCGGACTGGCCCAAGTCGTCCGGCTCACTGCCCGCCGAAAGCCGTTCGGTCAAAGTGATGATCGCCGGCGGCTTCGGCACCGGTAAGACCACCATGGTCCGCTCCGTGAGCGACATCAAACCGCTCACCACCGAGGAGACCCTGACCCAGGCCACCGTCGGCGTCGACGACCTGGTCGGCGTGGCGGACAAGGAGAAGACCACGGTCAGCCTGGACTTCGGCCGGATCGGACTCAGCGATCAGCTCGTGCTCTACCTCTTCGGTACGCCCGGCCAGGAACGCTTCTGGTTCCTGTGGAACGGCCTGTTCAAGGGGGCACTCGGCGCGGTCGTCCTGGTGGACACCCGCCGTCTGGAGTCGAGCTTCCGGGCCATCGAGGAGATGGAGCGCCTCGACGTCCCCTTCGTCATCGCCCTCAACGTCTTCCCGGACTCCAAGGACCACCCCATCGACGAGATCAGGGACGCCCTGGACATCACCGACCGCACACCGGTCGTCGCGTGCGACGCGCGCGACCGGGGATCGAGCCGTGACGTCCTCATCGCGCTGATACGTCATCTCAAGGAACGCTCTGCCGCAGCCCTGGAGCCCCGATGA
- a CDS encoding cytochrome P450, with product MNSPSSPGPYDGTAQEGPPAGCPLSSGAPGGTTRLYGPEASADPYGIYAGLRKRYGAVAPVLLEGDVPAWLVLGYRENRRVLDNPRQFTRDSRIWRDWEEGRIEPTSPLVQMVGWRPDCVSQDGEPHRRLRGAVTDNLQALAGRGIRRHVTHFANKQIDAFAGTGRADLVAQYAEYLPMLVLTRLFGLAEGEGRRLATSCAEVIKGGEDALHHNDVIMRVLAELAERKRDEPGSDFTTGLIEHPAGLDEDEILSHLRLVLITAHTTTSNLLARVLQLLLTHRSHLSGLISGQLNISAVVEEVMWNTPPLAVCPGRFATADLELGGQHIKTGDLLVLGLTAGNLDPEIRPDAGVSVQGNQAHLAFSGGPHECPGQNVGQAIIETAVDVLLHRLPGLRLATPAGELTSTASTWESRLDRIPVEFVPQGAGV from the coding sequence ATGAACTCCCCGTCCTCACCCGGTCCGTACGACGGGACCGCCCAGGAGGGCCCGCCGGCAGGCTGCCCCCTCAGCTCCGGCGCGCCGGGCGGGACCACGCGGCTCTACGGCCCCGAGGCGTCGGCCGACCCGTACGGCATCTACGCCGGACTGCGCAAGCGGTACGGCGCGGTGGCGCCCGTACTGCTCGAAGGCGACGTACCCGCCTGGCTGGTGCTCGGTTACCGGGAGAACCGGCGCGTCCTGGACAACCCGCGCCAGTTCACCCGCGATTCGCGGATCTGGCGCGACTGGGAGGAGGGCCGGATCGAGCCCACCTCGCCCCTCGTCCAGATGGTGGGCTGGCGGCCCGACTGCGTCTCCCAGGACGGCGAGCCGCACCGACGGCTGCGCGGGGCGGTCACCGACAACCTCCAGGCCCTGGCCGGGCGCGGCATCCGGCGTCATGTCACGCACTTCGCGAACAAGCAGATCGACGCGTTCGCCGGTACGGGGCGGGCCGACCTGGTGGCCCAGTACGCCGAGTACCTGCCGATGCTCGTACTGACGCGGCTCTTCGGGCTCGCGGAGGGGGAGGGGCGGCGGCTGGCCACCTCGTGCGCCGAGGTCATCAAGGGCGGGGAGGACGCCCTCCACCACAACGACGTCATCATGCGGGTCCTCGCCGAACTCGCCGAGCGCAAGCGCGACGAGCCGGGCTCCGACTTCACCACCGGCCTCATCGAGCACCCGGCGGGCCTGGACGAGGACGAGATCCTCAGCCATCTGCGCCTGGTACTGATCACGGCCCACACCACGACCAGCAACCTCCTGGCGCGGGTCCTGCAACTCCTCCTCACCCACCGCTCCCACCTGTCCGGCCTGATCAGCGGGCAGCTGAACATCTCGGCGGTGGTGGAGGAGGTCATGTGGAACACTCCGCCGCTGGCGGTGTGCCCGGGGCGGTTCGCAACGGCCGACCTGGAGCTTGGCGGCCAGCACATCAAGACGGGCGACCTGCTGGTACTCGGCCTGACGGCCGGGAACCTGGACCCGGAGATCCGGCCCGACGCCGGCGTCTCCGTGCAGGGGAACCAGGCGCATCTGGCGTTCAGCGGCGGTCCGCACGAGTGCCCCGGCCAGAACGTCGGCCAGGCCATCATCGAGACCGCCGTCGACGTCCTGCTGCACCGGCTGCCGGGCCTGCGCCTGGCCACTCCGGCCGGTGAGCTGACGTCCACCGCCTCGACGTGGGAGTCACGGCTGGACCGCATCCCGGTCGAGTTCGTGCCGCAGGGCGCCGGGGTCTGA